The following coding sequences lie in one Vibrio casei genomic window:
- a CDS encoding UDP-N-acetylmuramoyl-tripeptide--D-alanyl-D-alanine ligase: MIPFSLQQLTQITGGTLVGSNIDISLVTTDTRLIEPGALFIALIGDRFDAHDFCQQALENGASALLVSKKLPLSMNQVVVDDTQKALGKLAQWVHQQSKAITLALTGSCGKTTVKEMLTAILKQKGQVLSTSGNFNNEIGVPLTLLRSQLDDDFAVIELGANHIGEIAYTTSLVQPRITLVNNIGESHLEGFGSIEGVAKAKGEIFQGLPHDGIAIINMDSNGMTLWQPTLKGKKIVTFSVNDLSADYSAKDIHVNHQGQASFTLLSPLGQKTVCLPMIGKHNISNALAAAAMAVQAGATLNEVITGLQVPSRVKGRVEAIDLTDNIRLIDDSYNASVPAMKAAADLLANYIGKKWLILGYMAELGEESKSLHREVAEHVAQFHFDYVLTFGQDTAIISQRYSEVKTSNEQYAQHFNTHEAMIRFIKQHLADSLQETQAENKHTLLVKGANSSRMGQVVAALKENYA; the protein is encoded by the coding sequence ATGATCCCTTTTTCTCTTCAACAATTAACTCAGATCACAGGTGGAACGCTTGTCGGATCGAATATTGATATTTCACTGGTGACGACCGATACAAGACTAATTGAGCCTGGCGCACTTTTTATTGCTTTAATTGGTGATCGATTTGATGCTCATGACTTCTGTCAGCAAGCACTAGAGAACGGAGCGTCAGCATTATTGGTGTCAAAAAAACTTCCCTTATCGATGAATCAAGTCGTGGTGGATGATACTCAAAAAGCTCTAGGAAAATTAGCGCAGTGGGTACATCAACAATCCAAAGCTATTACTCTGGCATTGACGGGAAGTTGTGGTAAAACCACGGTGAAAGAAATGCTTACCGCGATTTTGAAGCAAAAAGGACAAGTATTGTCCACCTCTGGCAACTTTAATAATGAAATTGGTGTGCCGTTAACTTTATTGCGTAGCCAGCTAGATGATGATTTTGCGGTGATTGAACTCGGAGCAAATCACATCGGTGAAATTGCTTATACCACTTCATTAGTTCAGCCTAGAATTACATTAGTGAATAATATCGGAGAATCACATTTAGAAGGGTTTGGCTCTATAGAAGGTGTTGCGAAAGCCAAAGGTGAGATATTTCAAGGTCTGCCTCACGATGGTATCGCTATTATCAATATGGATAGTAACGGAATGACGTTATGGCAACCAACCTTAAAGGGAAAGAAGATCGTTACCTTCTCTGTGAATGACCTTAGTGCCGATTATTCGGCGAAAGATATTCATGTGAATCATCAAGGCCAAGCCAGTTTTACTCTATTATCGCCGTTAGGGCAAAAAACAGTGTGCTTACCTATGATTGGTAAGCATAATATTAGTAATGCTCTCGCTGCCGCCGCAATGGCTGTTCAAGCCGGTGCTACCCTTAATGAGGTAATTACGGGGTTACAAGTTCCTAGCCGCGTTAAAGGGCGAGTAGAGGCGATCGATTTAACGGATAATATTCGCTTAATTGATGATAGTTATAACGCCAGTGTCCCTGCAATGAAAGCGGCGGCAGATTTACTGGCTAATTATATTGGCAAAAAATGGTTAATATTAGGCTACATGGCGGAGCTTGGAGAGGAGAGCAAATCTCTTCACCGCGAAGTGGCTGAACATGTTGCTCAATTTCATTTTGATTATGTGCTTACCTTTGGACAGGATACGGCAATTATTAGTCAACGTTATAGTGAAGTTAAGACGTCCAATGAGCAATACGCTCAACATTTTAATACTCATGAAGCTATGATCCGTTTTATTAAGCAGCATTTAGCTGATTCATTACAAGAGACACAAGCAGAAAATAAACATACTTTACTTGTTAAAGGGGCAAATAGCTCTCGCATGGGTCAAGTGGTTGCTGCTTTGAAGGAGAACTACGCATGA
- the murE gene encoding UDP-N-acetylmuramoyl-L-alanyl-D-glutamate--2,6-diaminopimelate ligase: MALTLTHLLQPWAQVALSSEQDVVVTQLQLDSRHVSEGDIFVAIQGHETDGRIFIDKAISLGASGIVADADSAHPHGFVEIRKNVAVIYIQEIGQQLSALAQRLYQYVPMKLIGITGTNGKTTISQLIAQWIELVGYKAAVMGTTGNGFLNNLQPAANTTGNAIEIQQTLSELNQQGADYTALEVSSHGLVQHRVKTLHFAAAAFTNLSRDHLDYHGSMEEYAKAKLSLFTQHDCQHLIINRDDNIGEQWLEALPYAIAVSLSPFDLKENQKAIWANQVTYSESGIQIALDGAWGKAQLQTPLIGAFNASNVMVACATLLSLGFNLDDLAKSAPQLMPVIGRMELFQSSNATSLKAKVVVDYAHTPDALEKALLALRVHCKGKLWSIFGCGGDRDPGKRPMMTEISERLADESIITDDNPRSEDPQMIVQDMLAGANQPNKLHVIHSRFQACEYALQHAAEQDIILLAGKGHEDYQIIGDQTLPYSDRETAQVLLGLTL; the protein is encoded by the coding sequence ATGGCTCTCACGCTAACTCATCTACTACAGCCCTGGGCTCAAGTTGCCCTCTCTTCAGAGCAAGATGTGGTCGTGACTCAATTGCAACTAGATAGTCGTCATGTATCTGAAGGAGATATCTTTGTTGCGATTCAAGGTCATGAGACTGATGGACGTATTTTTATTGATAAAGCCATTTCGTTAGGAGCATCCGGTATCGTTGCCGATGCTGATAGCGCTCACCCCCATGGATTCGTTGAAATACGAAAGAATGTTGCGGTGATTTATATCCAAGAGATTGGCCAACAGCTTTCCGCTCTCGCTCAGCGGCTTTATCAGTATGTACCAATGAAACTGATTGGTATTACCGGTACCAATGGAAAAACCACTATTTCTCAATTAATTGCTCAATGGATTGAGTTAGTTGGTTATAAAGCTGCGGTAATGGGAACGACGGGGAATGGATTTCTTAATAATTTGCAACCTGCGGCGAATACGACAGGTAATGCTATCGAGATTCAGCAAACCTTAAGCGAATTAAACCAGCAAGGAGCAGATTACACCGCTCTGGAAGTTTCTTCTCATGGTTTGGTTCAACATAGAGTGAAAACTTTACATTTTGCCGCTGCCGCTTTCACAAATTTAAGCCGAGACCATTTGGACTACCATGGCAGCATGGAAGAGTATGCTAAGGCTAAATTAAGTTTATTTACTCAGCACGATTGCCAACACCTCATTATTAATCGTGATGACAATATTGGTGAGCAGTGGTTAGAAGCGTTGCCATATGCGATTGCGGTTTCACTTTCACCATTTGATTTAAAAGAGAATCAAAAAGCCATTTGGGCTAATCAAGTGACGTATTCAGAATCTGGGATTCAGATTGCTTTGGATGGTGCTTGGGGAAAAGCTCAATTACAAACTCCGCTCATTGGGGCTTTTAATGCCAGTAATGTGATGGTGGCATGTGCAACTTTATTAAGTCTTGGATTTAATTTGGATGATTTAGCTAAATCGGCCCCTCAATTAATGCCTGTTATCGGTAGAATGGAGTTGTTTCAATCTTCCAATGCAACCTCATTAAAAGCAAAAGTTGTTGTTGATTATGCCCATACACCAGATGCATTAGAGAAAGCTTTATTAGCGCTTCGTGTACATTGTAAAGGCAAGTTGTGGTCTATTTTTGGTTGTGGAGGGGATAGAGATCCCGGAAAGCGTCCGATGATGACGGAAATTTCTGAGCGTCTTGCGGATGAGTCGATCATTACCGATGACAATCCTCGTAGCGAAGACCCTCAGATGATTGTGCAAGATATGTTGGCAGGGGCAAATCAACCCAATAAATTACATGTGATTCATTCAAGATTTCAAGCCTGCGAATATGCGCTTCAACATGCAGCTGAACAAGATATTATTTTATTAGCGGGTAAAGGGCATGAAGATTATCAAATTATTGGTGATCAAACATTACCTTATTCTGATCGCGAAACCGCTCAAGTTTTATTAGGATTAACTTTATGA